A genomic window from Etheostoma spectabile isolate EspeVRDwgs_2016 chromosome 13, UIUC_Espe_1.0, whole genome shotgun sequence includes:
- the synj1 gene encoding synaptojanin-1 — MAFSKGYRIYHKLDPPPYSVIVETRTREECLMFESGAVAVLSAAEKEAIKNTYTKIVDAYGILGVLRLNLGDSMLHSLVVVTGCSSVGKVQDSEVFRVTQTDFISLKNDPGDEDRIAEVRKVLNSGHFYFAWSASGVSMDLSLNAHRRILEDTTDNRFFWNQSLHLHLKHYGVNCDDWLLRLMCGGVEIRTIYAGHKQAKACTFSRLSSERAGTRFNVRGTNDDGQVANFVETEQVIFLEDKVSSFIQIRGSIPLFWEQPGIQVGSHRVKLSRGFEANAPAFERHFTALRRLYGKQVIINLLGSKEGEHMLSKAFQSHLKASEHATAVKMVNFDYHQNVKGGKADKLHSVLKPYISKFMEECGFFYYSGETGIARTQGGTIRTNCLDCLDRTNSVQAFFALEMLPKQLEEMGLTEKPQLVARFQEVFRTMWSANGDSVSKIYAGTGALDGKAKAGKLKDGARSVTRTIQNNFFDSSKQEAIDILRLGSTLNSDLADKARALLTTSSLYASPRVLLGMCQNHHKYTRPKKIRVCVGTWNVNGGKQFRSIAFRNQTLNDWLLDAPKKAGHPEFQDSKANPIDIFAIGFEEMVELNAGNIVSASTTNQKLWAAELQKNISRDHKYVLLASEQLVGVCLFVFIRPQHAPFIRDVAVDTVKTGMGGATGNKGGVAIRLLFHTTSICFVCSHFAAGQSQVKERNDDYNEITRRLTFPMGRLLYSHDYIFWCGDFNYRISLPNEEVKELIKQQNWDALTAGDQLLDQKNAGLVFRGFIEGKIDFAPTYKYDLFSEDYDTSEKCRTPAWTDRILWKRRKWNFSKTAEEMNVVGAASTSGDNVDDPDNPWSPGTLKYYGRAELKTSDHRPVVSIIDVDILEVDPDARHQVYKEVIALQGPPDGTILVSLCSSGPDDYFDDALIDELLDKFANFGEVILIRFVEEKMWVTFLEGYSALAALSLSASTVLDKMLDIRLKSPGWIKSLEDEMSVDRICGSIPTSASSTLLAEDTDMGDDDYEMEGDVDEEVEEILPQHLQPGAGSGPGSSPLPSPRSSPCPSPTHGEPTAPSRPSRGVQPSRPSHVDLSPSSLRREITGPPVDFQPGAXXXXEPKRPPPPRPHAPPARPAPPQRPPPPSGGMSPLPVRKDSGDFGECPSPLFGRRGSEGYWPGRRGSEGYLPGKRGSEGYLPGRRGSEGPKSPALPQPDDAAARGQVAVGAPGPGGAPRPNIPARAGVISIPPQSRPPPLSHPGAPRPIPDVHPGAPRPIPDTHPGAPRPVPSGQAKPTDLPLGPPPLEPPAARPQVPSPMQPQTASPLVQSQLPPAMQPPMQPQPAAPSVHSQLPPPMQPTFQAPLQPQQAPKAASPPAAVAVTPPAGLPQGLASPKPPPRSRSSHTLPPEAAKSETAPAVQTNGLNGIHREAQWMPEPFDQLSWHTTQSLTRGSSLRTPPSVPVSTMFSNTLPSSFSLQSSALSDLQALDSSSSSSLSTPSPFTSSLLPPPPVQSRSRSQETLRASPGPVPIDLLPARPSSTNPFTGPLAHQQHRSLTPDFSVQLSAPKPNIQRNMSVLTQPLIPTPAPAAAPTAASSSQLQRTMSLFCPSSTFNPTPAPLLPLAPSPVPVLPLAPPSSILPALLRQPPPPRAKPNQHWVTFDDDLDFQPPTKTPQAPVFPSSSLLSRTQTQPHRSVFDSEPDWLSSVPSVFPTLPPPIPTRTVTSNPNLPEGPSDDFFFSRESTER; from the exons GTGACTCCATGCTTCACAGTCTGGTGGTTGTGACAGGATGCAGCTCTGTGGGGAAGGTGCAGGATTCTGAGGTTTTCAGGGTCACACAGACAGATTTTATATCGCTGAAGAATGATCCAGGAGATGAGGACCGGATTGCTGAAGTACGAAAAGTCCTGAACTCAGGACACTTCTACTTTGCGTGGTCTGCCTCTGGAGTCAGCATGGACTTGAGTCTCAATGCACATCGCAGGATCCTAGAGGACACTACAGATAACCGCTTCTTTTG GAACCAATCTCTGCACCTGCACCTGAAACACTACGGAGTAAACTGTGATGACTGGCTGTTGAGGCTGATGTGTGGTGGTGTGGAGATCAGGACCATATATGCAGGGCACAAACAGGCAAAGGCTTGCACCTTCTCCCGCCTCAGCTCTGAGCGAGCCGGCACGCGATTCAATGTCCGAGGTACAAATGACGACGGACAGGTGGCCAACTTTGTGGAGACTGAACAG GTTATTTTCCTGGAGGACAAAGTCTCGTCTTTCATACAAATCCGTGGGTCCATTCCTCTTTTCTGGGAACAGCCAGGAATCCAG GTTGGCTCTCATCGTGTCAAACTCTCAAGGGGATTTGAGGCAAATGCGCCAGCATTCGAAAG ACACttcacagcactgcggaggttGTATGGTAAACAGGTGATCATCAATTTGCTTGGGAGTAAGGAAGGAGAACACATGCTCAGCAAAGCTTTTCAG AGTCATCTGAAGGCATCAGAGCATGCAACAGCAGTAAAAATGGTGAACTTTGACTACCATCAAAATGTGAAGGGAGGCAAGGCAGACAAACTGCACAGTGTCCTTAAACCCTACATCAGCAAGTTCATGGAAGAGTGTGGGTTCTTCTACTACTCTGGAGAGACGGGCATCGCAAG GACTCAGGGTGGGACCATTAGAACTAACTGCCTGGACTGTCTGGATAGAACCAACAGTGTTCAGGCCTTCTTTGCCCTTGAG ATGCTGCCAAAGCAGCTGGAGGAAATGGGTCTGACGGAGAAGCCCCAGCTGGTGGCCAGGTTTCAGGAGGTTTTTAGGACCATGTGGTCTGCCAATGGAGACTCTGTCAGCAAGATCTACGCGGGCACAGGTGCTCTCGATGGCAAGGCCAAG GCGGGGAAGCTAAAAGATGGCGCTCGTTCTGTGACAAGGACCATCCAGAACAACTTCTTTGACAGTTCGAAGCAGGAGGCTATAGACATTCTGAGACTTGGTTCCACACTCAACAGTGATTTGGCGGACAAAGCTCGGGCCCTGCTCACCACTTCCAGTCTTTATG CCTCCCCAAGAGTATTGCTTGGAATGTGTCAGAACCACCATAAATACACAAGGCCCAAGAAGATCCGGGTGTGTGTCGGGACCTGGAATGTCAACGGGGGTAAACAGTTTCGCAGCATTGCTTTCCGCAACCAGACACTCAACGACTGGCTGTTAGATGCTCCAAAGAAGGCAGGGCATCCTGAGTTCCAGG ACAGCAAAGCCAACCCCATAGATATCTTTGCCATTGGTTTTGAGGAAATGGTTGAACTGAATGCTGGCAATATTGTCAGTGCGAG cACTACAAACCAGAAACTATGGGCAGCAGAGCTCCAAAAAAACATATCGCGGGACCACAAGTATGTTCTGCTTGCTTCCGAGCAGCTGGTCGgagtttgtctgtttgttttcatcCGCCCACAGCACGCACCTTTCATCAG GGATGTTGCTGTAGATACTGTAAAAACTGGTATGGGTGGGGCTACAGGCAATAAAGGAGGCGTGGCCATCCGCCTGCTCTTCCACACCACCAGCATCTGCTTCGTCTGCTCCCACTTTGCTGCTGGCCAGTCACAGGTCAAGGAGAGGAACGACGACTACAATGAGATCACACGCAGACTCACGTTCCCCATG GGTCGTCTACTGTACTCGCATGACTACATTTTCTGGTGTGGAGACTTTAACTATCGAATCAGTCTGCCCAATGAGGAAGTAAAAGAACTAATCAAACAGCAGAACTGGGATGCCTTGACAGCTGGGGACCAGTTGTTGGACCAGAAGAATGCGGGTTTG GTTTTCCGAGGTTTTATCGAGGGGAAGATAGATTTTGCTCCCACCTATAAGTATGACCTCTTCTCAGAAGATTACGACACCAGTGAGAAGTGCCGCACACCAGCGTGGACTGACCGCATACTCTggaagaggaggaagtggaACTTTAGCAAAACAG CTGAGGAGATGAATGTAGTAGGGGCAGCTTCTACTTCTGGGGACAATGTGGACGATCCAGACAACCCCTGGAGCCCTGGGACTCTGAAGTACTACGGCAGGGCTGAGCTTAAGACCTCAGACCACAG GCCCGTGGTGTCGATAATAGATGTGGACATCCTGGAGGTCGACCCGGACGCGCGGCACCAGGTCTACAAAGAAGTCATTGCCCTGCAGGGGCCTCCAGACGGCACCATCCTGGTTTCCCTCTGCTCTTCCGGCCCTGATGACTACTTTGACGACGCACTCATAGACGAGCTGCTGGACAAGTTTGCTAATTTTGGAGAGGTCATCCTCATCAG GTTTGTTGAGGAGAAGATGTGGGTGACTTTCCTGGAAGGTTActctgctcttgctgctctgTCTCTCAGCGCATCCACT GTCCTTGATAAGATGTTGGACATCCGTCTGAAGAGTCCAGGTTGGATCAAGAGTCTAGAGGATGAGATGAGTGTAGATAGGATCTGTGGAAGCATCCCCACCTCTGCCAGCTCCACCTTGCTGGCTGAGGACACGGACATGGGCGATGATGATTACGAAATGGAAG GTGATGTGGATGAGGAAGTGGAGGAGATCCTTCCCCAGCACCTTCAGCCTGGAGCAGGCTCTGGCCCTGGatcctcccctctcccctccccccgCAGTAGTCCCTGTCCTTCCCCCACCCACGGAGAACCTACCGCCCCCAGCAGGCCTAGTCGTGGAGTACAACCCTCCCGACCATCACATG TAGATTTAAGCCCATCATCATTGAGGAGAGAAATTACAg ggcCTCCTGTTGACTTCCAGCCTGGTGCCCNNNNNNNNNNAGAGCCCAAACGCCCGCCTCCCCCTCGCCCCCACGCCCCCCCAGCCAGACCAGCACCCCCTCAACGCCCACCACCACCTTCAG GAGGCATGAGCCCTCTGCCAGTTAGAAAGGACTCTGGAG ACTTTGGCGAATGTCCAAGCCCACTGTTTGGTAGGAGAGGCAGTGAAGGTTACTGGCCTGGTAGGAGAGGCAGTGAAGGTTACTTGCCTGGTAAGAGAGGCAGTGAAGGTTACTTGCCTGGTAGGAGAGGCAGTGAAG GCCCAAAAAGCCCCGCTCTTCCTCAGCCAGATGATGCTGCAG CTAGAGGCCAGGTAGCAGTGGGAGCTCCTGGACCTGGAGGTGCTCCTAGACCG AATATCCCAGCACGTGCTGGGGTAATCAGTATTCCCCCTCAGTCTCGCCCACCACCTCTCTCTCACCCTGGAGCACCCAGACCCATCCCGGACGTGCATCCTGGGGCCCCTCGGCCCATCCCAGACACCCACCCTGGAGCCCCACGACCTGTGCCCAGTGGCCAGGCCAAACCGACTGACTTGCCTCTGG GTCCTCCTCCTTTAGAGCCCCCTGCAGCGAGACCCCAGGTTCCATCACCCATGCAGCCCCAAACAGCTTCCCCTTTAGTTCAGTCCCAACTCCCACCAGCAATGCAGCCCCCCATGCAGCCCCAACCAGCTGCCCCTTCAGTTCACTCCCAACTCCCACCACCTATGCAACCCACATTTCAAGCTCCACTCCAGCCACAGCAAGCTCCTAAAGCAGCATCCCCTCCTGCTGCCGTGGCTGTTACTCCCCCTGCTGGGCTTCCACAGGGTCTAGCCTCTCCTAAACCCCCACCACGCTCCCGCTCTTCTCACACTCTGCCACCCGAAGCTGCCAAGTCTGAGACAGCCCCGGCTGTGCAG ACCAATGGCCTGAATGGAATCCACAGAGAAGCACAATGGATGCCCGAACCTTTCGACCAACTTTCCTGGCACACCACCCAGTCCCTGACCAGAGGCTCCTCTCTGCGTACTCCCCCCTCTGTTCCTGTGTCTACGATGTTCTCCAACACTCTCCCTTCATCCTTCTCCCTCCAGTCATCTGCTCTGTCAGACCTGCAGGCACTTgattcatcctcctcttcctcactttcCACCCCGTCACCGTTCACCTCCTCCCTGCTCCCGCCCCCGCCGGTCCAGTCTCGTAGCCGCTCGCAGGAGACACTGCGTGCGTCCCCCGGCCCCGTCCCAATTGACTTGCTTCCTGCCCGACCCAGCAGCACCAATCCCTTCACAGGCCCACTGGCGCATCAACAGCACCGCTCACTCACCCCCGACTTTAGCGTCCAGCTCAGCGCCCCAAAGCCAAACATTCAGAGGAACATGTCTGTTCTTACTCAACCACTCATCCCCACCCCTGCTCCAGCAGCAGCCCCTACTGCTGCATCCTCCTCCCAGCTACAACGGACCATGTCCCTGTTTTGTCCATCATCCACTTTTAATCCTACACCTGCACCACTGCTCCCCCTCGCCCCATCTCCTGTTCCCGTCTTGCCTTTGGCACCACCCTCCTCCATTCTGCCTGCACTTCTTCGCCAGCCACCTCCTCCAAGAGCCAAACCAAACCAGCATTGGGTCACTTTTGATGATGATTTGGATTTTCAACCTCCAACTAAAACCCCACAAGCCCCCGTCTTCCCTTCCAGTTCCCTATTGTCCCGGACTCAGACTCAGCCCCACCGCTCTGTGTTTGACTCAGAGCCCGACTGGTTATCCTCGGTCCCTTCAGTGTTCCCAACTCTCCCTCCTCCCATCCCAACTAGAACTGTAACCAGTAACCCAAACCTCCCAGAGGGACCCAGTGATGACTTCTTCTTCTCCAGGGAGTCAACAGAAAGATAG
- the cfap298 gene encoding cilia- and flagella-associated protein 298 isoform X3, producing MVLLHVKRGDESQFLFNTTVDAPLETVIQQITAIYNGRLKVDRICSEIPELADHGITLPPNMQGLTEEQIVELKLKDEWEDKCVPSGGAVFRKDEIGRRNGHAPNEKMKEMLMRTVEEAKALISKKQVQANVCVTMEMVKEALDPLRGAVMIVYPMGLPPHDPIRMEFEDCEDLAGTQASLQVITEDECQLWWAAKEMQRGKKLQDYIGKNEKTKLVVKIQKKGQGAPAREPLVTDEQQKQMMMHMYKRQEELKKLEEADDDSYLESEWTDRQSLRRQFQGLTNIKWGPR from the exons ATGGTTCTGCTACATGTGAAGCGTGGAGATGAAAGCCAGTTTCTTTTCAACACCACTGTGGACGCGCCTCTGGAAACGGTGATCCAGCAAATTACAGCCATTTACAACGGGAGACTCAAAGTGGACAGAATATGTTCAG AGATCCCAGAGCTGGCAGACCATGGCATCACACTGCCACCCAACATGCAGGGGCTGACAGAGGAGCAGATTGTGGAGCTGAAACTGAAGGATGAATGGGAAGACAAGTGTGTACCCAGCGGGGGGGCAGTATTCAGGAAGGATGAGATTGGGAGGAGGAACGGACACG CtccaaatgaaaaaatgaaagagatGTTGATGAGAACCGTGGAGGAGGCAAAGGCACTGATCTCCAAA AAACAAGTTCAAGCTAACGTTTGTGTCACTATGGAGATGGTGAAGGAAGCCTTGGATCCGCTAAGGGGGGCGGTCATGATCGTGTACCCCATGGGGCTGCCTCCTCATGACCCCATCAGAATGGAGTTTGAGGACTGTGAAGACCTTGCAGGAACACAG GCATCTCTGCAGGTGATCACAGAGGACGAGTGCCAGCTATGGTGGGCTGCTAAAGAGAtgcagaggggaaaaaaactgcagGACTACATTGgcaaaaatgaaaagacaaagCTTGTGGTAAAAATCCAAAAG AAAGGGCAGGGGGCACCAGCGAGAGAGCCTCTGGTCACTGATGAGCAGCAGAAACAGATGATGATGCATATGTACAAGAGGCAGGAGGAACTCAAG AAGCTTGAGGAAGCAGATGATGATAGCTACCTGGAATCAgagtggacagacagacagtcccTCAGAAGACAGTTTCAAGGCCTCACCAACATCAAATGGGGACCAAGATAA
- the cfap298 gene encoding cilia- and flagella-associated protein 298 isoform X1, with protein MLLWTDATGCKQSVSRAQSELSSKPAVSCFCKMVLLHVKRGDESQFLFNTTVDAPLETVIQQITAIYNGRLKVDRICSEIPELADHGITLPPNMQGLTEEQIVELKLKDEWEDKCVPSGGAVFRKDEIGRRNGHAPNEKMKEMLMRTVEEAKALISKKQVQANVCVTMEMVKEALDPLRGAVMIVYPMGLPPHDPIRMEFEDCEDLAGTQASLQVITEDECQLWWAAKEMQRGKKLQDYIGKNEKTKLVVKIQKKGQGAPAREPLVTDEQQKQMMMHMYKRQEELKKLEEADDDSYLESEWTDRQSLRRQFQGLTNIKWGPR; from the exons ATGCTTCTCTGGACCGACGCTACCGGTTGTAAACAAAGTGTGAGCCGAGCTCAGTCTGAACTTT CTAGTAAACCGGCGGTGAGCTGCTTTTGCAAGATGGTTCTGCTACATGTGAAGCGTGGAGATGAAAGCCAGTTTCTTTTCAACACCACTGTGGACGCGCCTCTGGAAACGGTGATCCAGCAAATTACAGCCATTTACAACGGGAGACTCAAAGTGGACAGAATATGTTCAG AGATCCCAGAGCTGGCAGACCATGGCATCACACTGCCACCCAACATGCAGGGGCTGACAGAGGAGCAGATTGTGGAGCTGAAACTGAAGGATGAATGGGAAGACAAGTGTGTACCCAGCGGGGGGGCAGTATTCAGGAAGGATGAGATTGGGAGGAGGAACGGACACG CtccaaatgaaaaaatgaaagagatGTTGATGAGAACCGTGGAGGAGGCAAAGGCACTGATCTCCAAA AAACAAGTTCAAGCTAACGTTTGTGTCACTATGGAGATGGTGAAGGAAGCCTTGGATCCGCTAAGGGGGGCGGTCATGATCGTGTACCCCATGGGGCTGCCTCCTCATGACCCCATCAGAATGGAGTTTGAGGACTGTGAAGACCTTGCAGGAACACAG GCATCTCTGCAGGTGATCACAGAGGACGAGTGCCAGCTATGGTGGGCTGCTAAAGAGAtgcagaggggaaaaaaactgcagGACTACATTGgcaaaaatgaaaagacaaagCTTGTGGTAAAAATCCAAAAG AAAGGGCAGGGGGCACCAGCGAGAGAGCCTCTGGTCACTGATGAGCAGCAGAAACAGATGATGATGCATATGTACAAGAGGCAGGAGGAACTCAAG AAGCTTGAGGAAGCAGATGATGATAGCTACCTGGAATCAgagtggacagacagacagtcccTCAGAAGACAGTTTCAAGGCCTCACCAACATCAAATGGGGACCAAGATAA
- the cfap298 gene encoding cilia- and flagella-associated protein 298 isoform X2 — MLARSRCFSGPTLPVVNKVKPAVSCFCKMVLLHVKRGDESQFLFNTTVDAPLETVIQQITAIYNGRLKVDRICSEIPELADHGITLPPNMQGLTEEQIVELKLKDEWEDKCVPSGGAVFRKDEIGRRNGHAPNEKMKEMLMRTVEEAKALISKKQVQANVCVTMEMVKEALDPLRGAVMIVYPMGLPPHDPIRMEFEDCEDLAGTQASLQVITEDECQLWWAAKEMQRGKKLQDYIGKNEKTKLVVKIQKKGQGAPAREPLVTDEQQKQMMMHMYKRQEELKKLEEADDDSYLESEWTDRQSLRRQFQGLTNIKWGPR, encoded by the exons ATGCTTGCGAGATCCAGATGCTTCTCTGGACCGACGCTACCGGTTGTAAACAAAGT TAAACCGGCGGTGAGCTGCTTTTGCAAGATGGTTCTGCTACATGTGAAGCGTGGAGATGAAAGCCAGTTTCTTTTCAACACCACTGTGGACGCGCCTCTGGAAACGGTGATCCAGCAAATTACAGCCATTTACAACGGGAGACTCAAAGTGGACAGAATATGTTCAG AGATCCCAGAGCTGGCAGACCATGGCATCACACTGCCACCCAACATGCAGGGGCTGACAGAGGAGCAGATTGTGGAGCTGAAACTGAAGGATGAATGGGAAGACAAGTGTGTACCCAGCGGGGGGGCAGTATTCAGGAAGGATGAGATTGGGAGGAGGAACGGACACG CtccaaatgaaaaaatgaaagagatGTTGATGAGAACCGTGGAGGAGGCAAAGGCACTGATCTCCAAA AAACAAGTTCAAGCTAACGTTTGTGTCACTATGGAGATGGTGAAGGAAGCCTTGGATCCGCTAAGGGGGGCGGTCATGATCGTGTACCCCATGGGGCTGCCTCCTCATGACCCCATCAGAATGGAGTTTGAGGACTGTGAAGACCTTGCAGGAACACAG GCATCTCTGCAGGTGATCACAGAGGACGAGTGCCAGCTATGGTGGGCTGCTAAAGAGAtgcagaggggaaaaaaactgcagGACTACATTGgcaaaaatgaaaagacaaagCTTGTGGTAAAAATCCAAAAG AAAGGGCAGGGGGCACCAGCGAGAGAGCCTCTGGTCACTGATGAGCAGCAGAAACAGATGATGATGCATATGTACAAGAGGCAGGAGGAACTCAAG AAGCTTGAGGAAGCAGATGATGATAGCTACCTGGAATCAgagtggacagacagacagtcccTCAGAAGACAGTTTCAAGGCCTCACCAACATCAAATGGGGACCAAGATAA